A region of the Kribbella sp. NBC_01245 genome:
ACGCCACCCGGAGCCAGCCATGACAACGCCCCATCCCCGCCTGACGCTGACCGAGGAGGTCCGCGAGGCCCTGCACGACGGACGCCCGGTCGTCGCCCTCGAGTCCACGATCATCAGTCACGGCATGCCGTATCCGCAGAACGTCGCGATGGCCACCGAGGTCGAGGACATCATCCGTTCGTACGGCGCTGTCCCGGCCACCATCGCCGTACTGCACGGCCGTCCCCGGATCGGCCTCTCGCCGGACGACCTCGAACTGCTCGCCACCAGCCCCGACGTGAGCAAGACGAGCGTCCGCGACCTGGCGTACGTGGTGGCTCGCGGCGGGCACGGCGCGACGACCGTGGCCAGCACGATGCGGCTCGCCGCGCTGGCCGGGATCAGGGTCTTCGTGACCGGCGGCATCGGCGGCGTACACCGAGGCGCGCAGACCACGTTCGACATCAGCGCGGACCTCACCGAGCTCGCCACGACCGGAGTGGCGGTCATCAGCGCCGGCGTGAAGAGCATCCTCGACATCGGGCTCACCCTCGAGACGCTCGAGACCTTGGGCGTGCCGGTGATCGGGTACGGCACCGACGAGTTCCCGGCGTTCTACTCGCGCACCAGCGGCTTCGCCTCCCCCATGCGCGCCGACTCGCCGAAGGAACTCGCCGCCATCATGCACGCCCGGTGGGACCTCGGCATCCCCGGCGGGCTCAGCATCGCGAACCCCATCCCGCTCGCGGACGAGATCCCATCGGACCAGATCGACGGCATCATCGAACAAGCCCTCGCCGAAATGGCGCAAGCCGGCATCGCAGGCAAGGACGCCACGCCGTACCTGCTGGGCCGCATCGTCGAACTGACGCAAGGCGACAGCCTCCGCGCCAACATCGCCCTCGTCAAAAACAACGCCCACCTCGGCGCCCAAGTAGCCACCGAATACGCCGCCCTTCCCTAACGCGCACCCCACCAGCCCGGACAGACCTCCGTCAGGTCTGACCCCGTTCAGAGGCGACCACTCGTGGACAAAGAGGGGGATCGGAGGCGGCCGTTGGCGGTGGGGCTAGCGGGTGAGGATGGCGCGTTCGATTACCGTCCAGGTGGTGGTGGTCAGGAGGTAGAGGCCGGCCGCTAGCGGGATGAAGGCGGCTGTGGCGAGGGTGCCGTACGGGAGTAGGCGGATCACTCGGCCCATGGCGGTGTTGGTGGCGGGCTGGTTGGGCTGGCGGGCTTGCCAGCGGGCGGAGAAGAAGGCGACGACAGCGAGCAGTACGGCGAGGCCGACGTACGCGGGGGTGGCGGCGACGAGGGGCCAGTGGACGCCGAGGGGCGCACCGAAGAGGACACCGGACAGCAGTCCGTTCGGCTCCCCGGCCACGATCGCCGTGGAGAACAGGCTGTACAGCACCCAGAAGAACGGGAGCTGCGCCAGCATCGGCAGACACCCGGCGAACATCGTCGTACCGGTCTCAGCCTGCAACGAGGCGATCTCGCGCTGAGCCTTTTCGGGGTTGTCGCGGTGCTTCTTGGTGATCTCGGAGATCTTGGGCATCAGTTCGACCCGGGCCTTGGCGCCGCGGGCGGCCGCGACGCCGAGGGGTAGCAGCAGGAGCCGCACGGCGATCGTGCACAACACGATCGCGAGCGCGGCGGCGTACGGGCCGGTCAGGGGCTGGATGCTCGAGGCGATCCAGGACACGAGGTGGTACGCGCCGTTGACGGGCGCGGCAAAGAAATCGGGCATGGCTGTACTCCGCGAGAGTGAGAGAAAAACCGGAACAGGTCAGCGAGAAGAGCTGGGCTGTCCCGGTGCTCGCGGACGCGGGCGACCCGCGTCGTCGGGATCGCGGAGGCGGAGAAAGGCCGATTCGCGCGAGACCTCGCGCAAGGCGGTGGCCAGCACCTGCTGCGGTGCCGAGACCAGCTGGTCCGCGGCAGCGCGGGAGACCAGCAAGAGGGCGAACAAAGAGGCCGCCGCCGTGAGCACGGCGACGGCCAGGAGACCTGAATCCAGGCCGAGGGCAGGCATCGCCAGCGACCAAACGCCGGCGATGACCTGACCCATCGGAACTACTAGTCCAGATAGTCGCGCAGGACCTGCGAGCGCGACGGGTGACGCAGCTTGGACATGGTCTTCGACTCGATCTGGCGGATCCGCTCACGGGTCACGCCGTAGACCTTGCCGATCTCGTCCAGCGTCTTCGGCTGGCCGTCGGTCAGACCGAAGCGCATCGACACCACGCCCGCCTCACGCTCGGACAACGTGTCCAGCACGGCGTGCAACTGCTCCTGGAGCAGGGTGAACGAGACGGCCTCCGCGGGCACGATGGCCTCGGAGTCCTCGATCAGGTCGCCGAACTCCGAGTCGCCGTCCTCACCCAGCGGGGTGTGCAGCGAAATCGGCTCCCGGCCGTACTTCTGCACCTCGATGACCTTCTCCGGGGTCATGTCGAGCTCCTTGGCGAGCTCTTCCGGAGTGGGTTCGCGGCCGAGGTCCTGCAGCATCTGGCGCTGCACCCGGGCGAGCTTGTTGATGACCTCGACCATGTGCACCGGAATACGGATGGTGCGGGCCTGGTCGGCCATCGCGCGGGTGATCGCCTGCCGGATCCACCAGGTCGCGTAGGTGGAGAACTTGTAGCCCTTGGTGTAGTCGAACTTCTCGACCGCACGGATCAGACCGAGGTTGCCCTCCTGGATCAGGTCCAGGAACAGCATGCCGCGGCCGGTGTAGCGCTTGGCCAGCGAGACGACGAGTCGCAGGTTGGCTTCGAGCAGGTGGTTCTTCGCCCGGCGGCCGTCCTCCGAGATCCACTCGTACTCCTCGCGGACCTTCTCCTTCAGCTTGGTGGCCTCGTCACCGATCTGCTCCTCGGCGAACAGGCCGGCCTCGATCCGCTTGGCGAGCTCGACCTCCTGCTCCGCGTTCAGCAGCGGGACCTTGCCGATCTGCTTCAGGTAGTCCTTGACCGGGTCGGCGGTCGCACCGGCGACCATGACCTGCTGCTCGGGCTCATCCGCGTCGTCCGCGTCGGAGACGACGAAGCCCTCGTCCTCGGTCAGCTCCTTCTCCAGGGGCTTGACGGCCTCGGGCGTGAAGTCCGACTCGTCGACCTCGTCGAGGCTGCGCGGCTTGCCGGTCTTCGGGTCGATCGCGACCCCGGCCTCATCCGGCTTGCCGGCGGCCTTCTTGGCCGGAGCCTTCTTCGCAGCGACCTTCTTCGCGGTGTTCGCGGCAGCCTCCTTGGCGGGAACGGCCTTCTTGGCAGGGGCGGCCTTCTTCGCAGCCGGATCGGCGACCCGGGCACTGGTCCGGGGAGCCGTGGCGCGCGCGGCGGCGGGCACGACCCGGGAGGACTCTGCTGGAAGGTTCTCGGACGAGCTGGACGACACGAATTACCTCTCGTCTGACGGTTACTGTCTGCAGGGTTACCAACGTGGTGCGGCGTACTGAGTTCGCGGTGGTGCGCCGGGCAGGCCCGGATGGTGCTGGTTCGTGCTCTGGTTCATGCCTGGTTCATGCTCAGTGTGCTCAGCCGCTGGTCAGGCGGCGGCAACACTACATTGTGACATGCCGCCCAAAGCTGATCGCCGCGCGGGCGCGCGATTCCCCATTCCAGACGCCCGAAGAGCTTACCCGGTTCCGGCCTACCGCTCCGACCCCGGGTTCGGCCCCGGGCTAACTGTTGCGGGTCTGCCGGACCGGGCGGGCCAGCGGCCGCTGCTCGACCTTCTGCTCCTGTTTGTACTGCCTCACCTTCGCCAGTGAGCCGGCATCGGTCACATCCGCGACCGACTTGAACGCGCCGTCCTCGCCATACGGCTCGGAGGCCTCTCGCCAGCCTCGCGGCCGGACCTTCATCTGCTTGCCGAGCAGGGCGACGAAGATCTTCGCCTTCTGCGCGCCGAAGCCGGGCAAGGCCGAGAGCCGGGCGAGCAGGTCGTCGCCGGACTTCACATCGGCCCAGACCGCGGCGGCGTTACCGCCGTACTCCTCGTCCAGGTGCTTGGCCAGGGTCTGGATCCGGGCTGCCATCGCGGTCGGGAACCGGTGCACGGCCGGCGGTCCGGCCACCACCTCCACGAAACCGTCCGGGTCGTACGCCGCGACGGTGCAGGGGTCGAACGAGCCCTCCATCCGGGCGGCGATCTGGACCGGGCCGGCGAAGGCCCGCTCCATCGGGATCTGCTGGTCAAGCAGCATGCCCACCAGCAGCGCAAAAGGGTCCCGACTCAGCAATTCGTCCGCTTCGGACTGCTGGGCCAGGCACAGTCGTTTGCCTCGAACCGACGTCACCTCACTCCTCCCCTTCCTCTGCCTTCACGGCGAGCACGGGGCAGGGGGCGTCCAGCAGGACCCGCTGCGCGTTGCTGCCGAGGATGAGCTTGCCCACCGGCGACCGGCGCCGCAGGCCGATCACGATGAATTCCGCATGGACTTGCTCGGCGACGGCCACCAGGTCCTCCGCCGGGTCCAGTCCACGAACGAGTTGCCGGACCTCATAGGGCACTCCGGTCGACTCGAGTTGTTCCCTTACCTCGCTGAGCGCGGCATCGCTCGCGGCCGCCTCATCGGCCGCGAAGCTACGCCCACCCCGATGGGAATTGACCACCACCAGTTTGGCGTCCCGGAGCTTCGCCTCTTCAGCCGCTCGCCGCAGCGCTGCGCGCCCCTCGGCCTTCGGCACATATCCCACGACGATGGTCGTCATCGACTTGCCTCACCTCCGGGTACTTCTTCATCGACCCGTTCCGAACGATACTGCCCTGAGCCTTCACCGGCATCCGTGGAAATGCGATACCTGTGTCGCGAACGTGATGTGCCTGTGTCGTACGAGGTCTTGAACTTCCGCCCGAAGAAACTTGGTTCCACGACGGCTGGCTGGAGGGACACTAGTCGATCGGC
Encoded here:
- a CDS encoding pseudouridine-5'-phosphate glycosidase yields the protein MTTPHPRLTLTEEVREALHDGRPVVALESTIISHGMPYPQNVAMATEVEDIIRSYGAVPATIAVLHGRPRIGLSPDDLELLATSPDVSKTSVRDLAYVVARGGHGATTVASTMRLAALAGIRVFVTGGIGGVHRGAQTTFDISADLTELATTGVAVISAGVKSILDIGLTLETLETLGVPVIGYGTDEFPAFYSRTSGFASPMRADSPKELAAIMHARWDLGIPGGLSIANPIPLADEIPSDQIDGIIEQALAEMAQAGIAGKDATPYLLGRIVELTQGDSLRANIALVKNNAHLGAQVATEYAALP
- a CDS encoding YidC/Oxa1 family membrane protein insertase, with the protein product MPDFFAAPVNGAYHLVSWIASSIQPLTGPYAAALAIVLCTIAVRLLLLPLGVAAARGAKARVELMPKISEITKKHRDNPEKAQREIASLQAETGTTMFAGCLPMLAQLPFFWVLYSLFSTAIVAGEPNGLLSGVLFGAPLGVHWPLVAATPAYVGLAVLLAVVAFFSARWQARQPNQPATNTAMGRVIRLLPYGTLATAAFIPLAAGLYLLTTTTWTVIERAILTR
- a CDS encoding DUF6412 domain-containing protein, producing the protein MGQVIAGVWSLAMPALGLDSGLLAVAVLTAAASLFALLLVSRAAADQLVSAPQQVLATALREVSRESAFLRLRDPDDAGRPRPRAPGQPSSSR
- a CDS encoding RNA polymerase sigma factor produces the protein MSSSSSENLPAESSRVVPAAARATAPRTSARVADPAAKKAAPAKKAVPAKEAAANTAKKVAAKKAPAKKAAGKPDEAGVAIDPKTGKPRSLDEVDESDFTPEAVKPLEKELTEDEGFVVSDADDADEPEQQVMVAGATADPVKDYLKQIGKVPLLNAEQEVELAKRIEAGLFAEEQIGDEATKLKEKVREEYEWISEDGRRAKNHLLEANLRLVVSLAKRYTGRGMLFLDLIQEGNLGLIRAVEKFDYTKGYKFSTYATWWIRQAITRAMADQARTIRIPVHMVEVINKLARVQRQMLQDLGREPTPEELAKELDMTPEKVIEVQKYGREPISLHTPLGEDGDSEFGDLIEDSEAIVPAEAVSFTLLQEQLHAVLDTLSEREAGVVSMRFGLTDGQPKTLDEIGKVYGVTRERIRQIESKTMSKLRHPSRSQVLRDYLD
- a CDS encoding HhH-GPD-type base excision DNA repair protein → MTSVRGKRLCLAQQSEADELLSRDPFALLVGMLLDQQIPMERAFAGPVQIAARMEGSFDPCTVAAYDPDGFVEVVAGPPAVHRFPTAMAARIQTLAKHLDEEYGGNAAAVWADVKSGDDLLARLSALPGFGAQKAKIFVALLGKQMKVRPRGWREASEPYGEDGAFKSVADVTDAGSLAKVRQYKQEQKVEQRPLARPVRQTRNS
- a CDS encoding universal stress protein, which gives rise to MTTIVVGYVPKAEGRAALRRAAEEAKLRDAKLVVVNSHRGGRSFAADEAAASDAALSEVREQLESTGVPYEVRQLVRGLDPAEDLVAVAEQVHAEFIVIGLRRRSPVGKLILGSNAQRVLLDAPCPVLAVKAEEGEE